The Pseudomonas azotoformans genome has a segment encoding these proteins:
- a CDS encoding TonB-dependent receptor: MSALNKGRITVSRLALAIHLGLFAVAAPVYAAQPQVKAAQPAVLMIDIPAQSLGSAVLAFADQAGLQVLFDSQRLEGLQSTAVKGQYSVQEGLARLLGNAPVEYRFNGERQVTLTRVEQSGAALALGTTTITGLHPNDWVYSSPRSVSVVGREQLDRNPPRHAAEMLEEAPGVYSAVSQQDPGLSVNIRGIQDYGRVNMSVDGMRQNYQQSGHQQRNGTLYVDPELLSEVVIEKGATSTMGGAGVIGGVANFRTVEAADLLKDGKEIGGRIRLTTGLGGRSNGTHFIGSSAFAVGTDVWDMLVAASERHLGDYKPGTKGSIGELRTGSSFLPASEDRIKNSTVEYTGSVMRSRLLKLGLNLPVDQRLQLSYLTTEVGYDDVNMMTAEKAQLWEKLGSSDVTAQNFALDYSYTPDNPLIDFKAKLYYVDTRNDQSTLTRGSSKGYEVTYQTNTYGFQAQNISTFALSELSVIKANYGLEFFYDKVRPDSNQMVAADSAVTASAAESITPRGDRAMGSLFTRLDYDYDNWLNLNAGLRYDRYRLRGETGLNTRTFIIGTTRQVGLPMTYDVDREEGHFSPTFGLSIKPGVDWLQLFATYGKGWRPPAVTETLVSGRPHGGGSESIFPNPYLKPETSTSWEVGFNVLKEDLLFSEDRVGMKVSYFNTRVDDFSYMALGVQPPGYGIANIGNAAYVNNLETTRFRGLEYQLDYDAGFAYGQFNYTRMLGSNKFCSKTAWLGGVTKIQKGPGSRAPVTAMVPDDVANAGQSCSAILGSSEHMPMDRGTATLGARFLERKLDVGVRARYSGGYYVKGGVGVTTSQTGVYPADWKPYTVYDLYSSYRATDQLTLRLAMENVTDRAYLVPLGDVLAFTLGRGRTLQGTVEYQF; encoded by the coding sequence ATGTCAGCACTCAACAAGGGGCGTATCACCGTTAGCCGGTTAGCCCTGGCCATCCACTTGGGCCTGTTCGCCGTTGCGGCCCCGGTGTACGCCGCGCAACCCCAGGTGAAGGCTGCACAGCCCGCCGTGTTGATGATTGATATCCCTGCGCAATCCCTGGGCAGTGCCGTGCTGGCATTTGCCGACCAGGCCGGCCTGCAAGTGCTGTTCGACAGCCAGCGCCTGGAAGGCTTGCAGAGTACGGCGGTGAAAGGGCAGTACAGCGTGCAGGAAGGCTTGGCGCGGTTGCTGGGCAACGCCCCGGTGGAGTACCGCTTCAACGGCGAGCGTCAGGTCACCCTGACCCGCGTTGAGCAGAGCGGCGCCGCCTTGGCGCTGGGCACCACCACAATCACCGGCCTGCACCCCAACGATTGGGTGTACTCGTCGCCCCGCTCAGTGAGTGTGGTCGGGCGCGAGCAACTGGATCGCAACCCGCCCCGGCATGCCGCTGAAATGTTGGAGGAGGCGCCGGGCGTCTACTCGGCGGTCAGCCAGCAAGACCCCGGTTTGTCGGTGAATATTCGCGGCATCCAGGACTACGGCCGGGTCAACATGTCCGTGGACGGCATGCGTCAGAACTATCAACAAAGTGGCCACCAGCAACGCAATGGCACGCTGTATGTCGACCCGGAGTTGCTGTCTGAAGTGGTGATCGAAAAGGGCGCCACTTCCACGATGGGTGGGGCAGGAGTGATCGGCGGGGTGGCCAACTTTCGTACCGTGGAAGCGGCCGACCTGCTCAAGGACGGCAAGGAAATCGGCGGGCGCATCCGCTTGACCACGGGCTTGGGCGGGCGCAGCAACGGCACGCACTTCATCGGCAGCTCGGCGTTTGCCGTGGGCACCGACGTGTGGGACATGTTGGTGGCGGCCAGTGAGCGTCACCTCGGTGACTATAAGCCCGGCACCAAGGGCAGCATTGGCGAGTTGCGTACCGGCAGTTCCTTCCTGCCGGCCAGTGAAGACCGGATCAAGAACTCCACTGTGGAATACACCGGTTCGGTGATGCGTTCGCGACTGCTCAAGCTAGGCCTCAACCTGCCGGTGGATCAGCGCCTTCAACTGAGCTACCTGACCACCGAAGTCGGCTACGACGACGTCAACATGATGACCGCCGAAAAAGCCCAGCTTTGGGAGAAACTCGGCAGCAGTGACGTCACGGCGCAGAACTTCGCGCTGGACTACAGCTACACGCCGGACAACCCGCTGATCGATTTCAAGGCCAAGCTTTATTACGTCGATACCCGCAACGATCAGTCCACGCTGACCCGTGGCAGCAGCAAGGGCTACGAGGTCACCTACCAGACCAACACCTATGGTTTCCAGGCACAGAACATTTCGACCTTTGCCTTGAGCGAGCTGTCCGTGATCAAGGCCAACTATGGCCTGGAGTTTTTCTACGACAAGGTCCGCCCGGACTCCAACCAGATGGTGGCCGCCGACTCGGCCGTGACAGCCTCGGCGGCGGAAAGCATCACGCCCAGGGGCGACCGGGCGATGGGCAGCCTGTTCACTCGCCTGGACTACGACTACGACAACTGGCTGAACCTTAACGCCGGGTTGCGCTACGACCGCTATCGGCTGCGCGGCGAAACCGGTTTGAACACCCGTACGTTCATCATCGGCACCACTCGGCAAGTGGGCTTGCCCATGACCTATGACGTGGATCGGGAAGAGGGGCATTTCTCGCCGACCTTTGGCCTGTCGATCAAGCCGGGCGTGGATTGGCTTCAACTCTTCGCCACGTACGGCAAGGGCTGGCGCCCGCCGGCAGTCACCGAAACGTTGGTGAGTGGCCGGCCCCATGGCGGGGGCTCGGAGTCGATTTTCCCCAACCCCTACTTGAAGCCTGAGACGTCCACGTCCTGGGAGGTTGGCTTCAATGTGTTGAAGGAGGACCTGCTGTTCTCCGAAGACCGCGTAGGCATGAAAGTGTCCTACTTCAACACCCGCGTGGATGACTTTTCCTATATGGCCCTGGGCGTGCAGCCGCCGGGTTATGGCATCGCCAATATCGGCAATGCGGCGTACGTGAACAACCTGGAGACCACGCGTTTTCGCGGCCTGGAATACCAGCTGGATTACGACGCCGGGTTCGCCTACGGCCAGTTCAATTACACGCGCATGCTCGGTAGCAATAAGTTCTGCAGCAAGACCGCGTGGCTGGGCGGTGTGACCAAGATCCAGAAAGGGCCCGGCAGCCGGGCGCCAGTCACTGCGATGGTGCCGGATGACGTGGCCAATGCGGGGCAGAGTTGCAGCGCGATCCTGGGCTCCTCAGAGCACATGCCGATGGATCGCGGCACCGCGACGCTGGGCGCGCGCTTCCTTGAGCGCAAGTTGGATGTGGGCGTTCGCGCCCGTTACAGCGGTGGTTACTACGTCAAAGGCGGCGTTGGCGTGACCACTTCGCAAACCGGCGTGTACCCGGCCGACTGGAAGCCCTACACCGTCTATGACCTCTACAGCAGCTACCGCGCCACCGACCAGTTGACCCTGCGCCTGGCCATGGAAAACGTCACCGACCGCGCCTACCTGGTGCCGCTGGGCGACGTGTTGGCCTTCACCCTGGGGCGTGGGCGCACGTTGCAGGGCACCGTTGAATATCAGTTCTGA
- a CDS encoding FecR family protein: MNSQGPQQHSITEAAAEWAVRLHAGALTEQEQAELQHWIACDSRHEAALRFAEQTWAALGDVYKDEPVHRQRPSAATMPVRRTQRRRPWQRAAAVALVVVVAGIGWVRGPEVLLRMQADYVTAKGEVRTVHLADGSKVELDSASAIRLDYDGVQRRISLLQGSAIFDVAPMVGEETRPFVVQSAGGQTRALGTRFVVVREDDSQAWVGVLEHSVEVSLNATPKKGPSDRVVKEGLAVRYSPQQGIVPLDQLDVARATSWRRGVLIFDRQPLANVIEQLNRYRPGRVVLTDSALGEREVSGVFRLDMLDTALATLTQELQVQRLDLAGLSLIY; encoded by the coding sequence GTGAATAGCCAGGGTCCGCAACAGCACAGCATTACCGAGGCGGCCGCCGAGTGGGCGGTGCGCCTGCACGCCGGTGCCCTGACCGAACAGGAGCAGGCCGAGCTGCAGCATTGGATCGCTTGCGACAGCCGCCATGAAGCGGCCTTGCGTTTTGCCGAACAGACCTGGGCGGCGTTGGGCGATGTGTACAAGGACGAGCCCGTGCACCGCCAGCGCCCGTCAGCGGCAACGATGCCGGTGCGCCGCACCCAACGGCGAAGGCCATGGCAACGCGCGGCCGCCGTCGCATTGGTCGTGGTGGTGGCGGGAATTGGCTGGGTGCGCGGGCCGGAGGTGTTGCTGCGCATGCAAGCCGATTACGTCACCGCGAAAGGCGAGGTGCGCACCGTGCACCTGGCCGACGGCAGCAAGGTCGAGCTGGATTCCGCCAGTGCGATCCGCCTGGACTACGACGGTGTGCAACGGCGCATCAGCCTGCTCCAGGGCTCGGCGATTTTTGACGTGGCGCCGATGGTCGGTGAGGAAACCCGGCCGTTTGTGGTGCAAAGCGCCGGGGGGCAAACCCGCGCGCTGGGCACGCGGTTTGTGGTGGTGCGTGAAGACGACAGTCAGGCGTGGGTTGGCGTGCTGGAACACAGTGTCGAGGTGTCCCTGAACGCGACGCCAAAAAAGGGCCCGTCCGACAGGGTGGTCAAGGAAGGCCTGGCCGTACGCTACAGCCCTCAGCAAGGCATCGTGCCCTTGGATCAACTCGATGTTGCGCGCGCCACCAGTTGGCGGCGCGGTGTGTTGATCTTTGATCGCCAGCCGTTGGCCAATGTCATCGAACAACTCAACCGCTACCGTCCCGGGCGCGTGGTGTTGACCGACTCGGCCCTCGGTGAGCGTGAAGTCAGCGGCGTGTTCCGCCTCGACATGCTCGACACTGCCCTTGCCACGCTCACCCAGGAACTCCAGGTGCAACGCCTGGACCTGGCTGGCCTCAGCCTGATCTATTGA
- a CDS encoding RNA polymerase sigma factor, protein MSDVDLKGLFLKHADTLRGYLARKVRDPQLAADLVQESFLRLAEKPAGERIDNSQGYLYRTASNLLIDHIRQEARRKTDSVPHEALAEIEDEVAGLEAQAMAQQQRQALKQALAELPERTQQIFRLNRIEGMTHAQVARHLDISDSSVQKHLAKALAYVMQRLQDGEVAPSDE, encoded by the coding sequence TTGTCGGACGTGGATCTCAAAGGCCTGTTTCTCAAGCATGCCGATACCCTTCGCGGGTATCTGGCGCGCAAGGTACGGGACCCGCAGTTGGCCGCAGATCTGGTGCAGGAGAGTTTCCTGCGCCTGGCCGAAAAGCCCGCCGGCGAGCGCATCGACAACTCCCAGGGCTATCTCTATCGAACGGCGAGCAATCTGCTGATCGACCATATTCGCCAGGAAGCGCGGCGCAAGACAGACTCCGTGCCCCATGAGGCGCTGGCCGAGATTGAAGATGAAGTGGCCGGGTTGGAGGCTCAGGCAATGGCGCAGCAACAGCGACAGGCATTGAAGCAGGCACTGGCGGAGTTGCCGGAGCGCACCCAGCAGATTTTCCGTCTCAACCGTATCGAAGGCATGACCCACGCCCAGGTCGCCCGGCACCTGGATATCTCCGACAGCTCCGTACAAAAACACCTGGCCAAGGCGTTGGCCTACGTAATGCAGCGCTTGCAGGACGGCGAAGTGGCACCATCCGACGAATGA
- the aroQ gene encoding type II 3-dehydroquinate dehydratase gives MPPIVLVLNGPNLNLLGTREPATYGHETLADIAALCGRSAEQLGLKIEFRQTNHEGELLDWIHGARTRCAGIVINPAAWTHTSVAIRDALVASEVPVIEVHLSNVHAREAFRHHSFVSPIAKAVLAGFGSHGYHLALEHFSQLLKGSAR, from the coding sequence ATGCCGCCTATCGTGCTGGTGCTCAACGGCCCCAATCTCAACCTGCTCGGCACCCGCGAGCCCGCCACCTACGGCCATGAAACCCTGGCCGATATCGCCGCCCTGTGTGGCCGCAGCGCCGAACAACTCGGGCTGAAAATCGAATTTCGCCAGACCAACCACGAAGGCGAATTGCTCGACTGGATCCACGGCGCCCGCACGCGTTGCGCCGGTATCGTGATCAACCCGGCGGCCTGGACCCACACCTCGGTGGCGATTCGAGACGCGCTGGTGGCCAGTGAAGTGCCGGTGATCGAAGTGCACCTCTCCAACGTGCATGCCCGTGAAGCGTTCCGGCATCACTCGTTTGTGTCGCCGATTGCCAAGGCCGTCCTCGCGGGCTTCGGCAGCCACGGTTACCACCTGGCCCTGGAACATTTCAGCCAGTTGCTCAAAGGGTCGGCCCGATGA
- a CDS encoding shikimate dehydrogenase, whose translation MKPRILAGLIGAGIQASRTPALHEQEGDAQGLRYLYRLIDLEPLHLDTNALPDLLDAAELMHFTGLNITYPCKQAILPLLDELSDEARGIGAVNTVVFKNGKRIGHNTDCLGFAEGFRRNLKDVARQRVVQMGAGGAGAAVAHALLAEGVQQLCIFDVDSSRARDLVDNLAQRFGAGRAQVGSQLENALAEADGLVNTTPMGMAKLPGTPVPATWLRAELWVAEIVYFPLETELLRDARALGCRTLDGGNMAVFQAVKAFELFSGEVPDAQRMLAHFHSMTDQACK comes from the coding sequence ATGAAACCGCGCATCCTCGCCGGCCTGATTGGCGCTGGCATCCAGGCTTCCCGCACGCCCGCCCTGCACGAACAGGAAGGCGACGCCCAGGGCCTGCGCTACCTGTATCGCCTGATCGACCTTGAGCCGCTGCACCTGGACACCAACGCCCTGCCCGACTTGCTCGACGCCGCCGAGTTGATGCACTTCACCGGGCTGAACATCACCTACCCGTGCAAGCAGGCGATCCTACCGCTGCTCGATGAACTGTCCGACGAGGCCCGCGGCATTGGCGCGGTCAACACCGTGGTGTTCAAGAACGGCAAGCGCATCGGCCACAACACCGATTGCCTGGGGTTCGCCGAAGGCTTTCGACGCAACCTGAAGGATGTAGCACGCCAACGCGTGGTGCAGATGGGTGCCGGCGGTGCGGGCGCGGCGGTGGCCCATGCGCTGCTGGCGGAAGGTGTGCAGCAGTTGTGTATTTTCGATGTGGACAGCAGCCGCGCCCGCGACCTTGTGGATAACCTCGCCCAGCGTTTCGGCGCCGGTCGGGCCCAAGTGGGCAGCCAACTGGAAAATGCCCTGGCCGAGGCCGATGGCTTGGTCAACACCACGCCGATGGGCATGGCCAAGCTGCCAGGCACACCGGTTCCGGCCACCTGGCTACGCGCTGAATTGTGGGTGGCGGAGATCGTGTATTTCCCGCTGGAAACCGAACTGCTGCGCGACGCCCGCGCCTTGGGTTGCCGTACCTTGGATGGCGGCAACATGGCGGTGTTTCAGGCGGTGAAGGCGTTTGAGCTGTTCAGTGGGGAAGTGCCGGATGCGCAGCGCATGCTGGCGCATTTCCATAGCATGACGGATCAAGCCTGCAAGTAA
- a CDS encoding TetR/AcrR family transcriptional regulator, translated as MTTEAPRKSRKNNPEKTRENILQEAIVEFVQQGLSGARVDAIAERIHTSKRMIYYYFGSKEQLYVEVLEKLYGDIRNTETRMNLTALEPREAIRRLVEFTFDHHDQNVDFVRIVSIENIHNAEYVKRTDTIKAMNSKILEGLGETLRRGAELGLFREGLEPLDVHLLINSFSFYRVSNRHTFSEIFQIDLSDEAVKQRHRDMICDSVMRYLQA; from the coding sequence ATGACCACCGAGGCACCTCGCAAGAGTCGTAAGAACAATCCGGAAAAGACCCGCGAAAACATACTCCAGGAAGCCATCGTCGAGTTTGTTCAGCAGGGCCTTTCCGGCGCTCGCGTGGACGCGATCGCCGAGCGTATCCACACGTCCAAGCGCATGATCTATTACTACTTCGGCAGCAAGGAGCAGTTGTACGTCGAGGTGCTGGAGAAGCTCTACGGCGACATCCGCAACACCGAAACCCGTATGAATCTCACGGCGCTGGAGCCGCGCGAGGCGATCCGGCGGCTGGTGGAATTCACCTTTGATCACCATGACCAGAACGTGGACTTCGTGCGCATCGTCAGCATCGAAAATATCCACAATGCCGAGTACGTGAAGCGCACCGACACCATCAAGGCGATGAACAGCAAGATCCTTGAAGGGCTGGGCGAAACCCTGCGCCGGGGGGCCGAGTTGGGCTTGTTCCGGGAAGGGCTGGAGCCGTTGGACGTGCACCTGCTGATCAACTCGTTCAGCTTTTACCGGGTGTCCAACCGCCATACCTTCAGTGAGATTTTTCAGATCGACCTGTCGGATGAGGCGGTTAAACAACGGCATCGGGACATGATTTGTGATTCGGTGATGCGTTACTTGCAGGCTTGA
- the quiC gene encoding 3-dehydroshikimate dehydratase QuiC, with amino-acid sequence MQRSIATVSLSGTLPEKLEAIAAAGFDGVEIFENDLLYYDGSPREVRQMCADLGIAITLFQPFRDFEGCRRDRLARNLERAERKFDLMQELGTDLVLVCSNASADCVGDERILLDDLSLLAEHAGRRGLRIGYEALAWGKHVNTWQQVWNLVRQVDHPSLGVLLDSFHTLSLKGDPSGIAEIPGDKIFFVQMADAPILAMDVLEWSRHFRCFPGQGEFDLAGFLAPIIKSGYTGPLSLEIFNDGFRAAPTRANAADGLRSLLYLEEKTRERLKQEAPAQPVEILFDTPAASEYDGIEFLEFAVDESLGAKLTHWLERLGFVKAGQHRSKSVSLLRQGDINLILNCEPYSFAHNFFEAHGPSLCATAIRVKDSAKALERAVAYKGQPYRGLVGPNELELAAVRAPDGSLIYLVDQSEGGLYDTDFNLQPAASSSGGLLRIDHMAMALPADSLDSWVLFYKSLLDFEADDEVVLPDPYGLVKSRALRSRCSSIRLPLNISENRNTAISHALSSYRGSGVHHIAFDCADIFAEVRRAKEAGVPLLDIPLNYYDDLAARFDFDDEFLSELAYYNVLYDRDAQGGELFHVYTEPFEGRFFFEIIQRKNGYAGYGAANVAVRLAAMAKSRSGAVRQARL; translated from the coding sequence ATGCAACGTTCCATTGCCACTGTTTCCTTGAGCGGCACCCTGCCGGAAAAGCTCGAAGCCATTGCCGCCGCCGGGTTCGATGGGGTCGAGATCTTTGAGAACGACTTGTTGTATTACGACGGCAGCCCCCGCGAAGTTAGGCAGATGTGCGCCGACCTCGGCATTGCCATCACCTTGTTCCAGCCGTTTCGTGACTTTGAAGGTTGCCGCCGTGACCGCCTGGCGCGTAACCTGGAACGTGCCGAGCGCAAATTCGATTTGATGCAGGAGTTGGGCACCGACCTGGTGCTGGTGTGCAGCAACGCCTCGGCCGATTGCGTGGGTGATGAGCGCATTTTGCTGGATGACCTGAGCCTGCTCGCCGAACACGCCGGCCGCCGTGGCCTGCGTATCGGCTATGAAGCGCTGGCCTGGGGCAAGCACGTGAACACCTGGCAGCAGGTGTGGAACCTGGTGCGCCAGGTCGATCATCCCAGCCTCGGCGTATTGCTCGACAGCTTCCACACCCTGTCGCTCAAAGGCGACCCGAGTGGGATTGCCGAGATCCCCGGCGACAAAATCTTCTTCGTGCAAATGGCCGACGCGCCGATCCTGGCCATGGACGTGCTGGAGTGGAGCCGGCATTTCCGCTGCTTCCCCGGCCAAGGCGAATTCGACCTGGCAGGGTTCCTTGCACCGATCATCAAGAGTGGCTACACCGGGCCGCTGTCCCTGGAGATTTTCAATGACGGCTTCCGCGCCGCGCCAACTCGCGCGAACGCGGCGGATGGCTTGCGCTCCTTGCTGTACCTGGAAGAGAAAACCCGCGAGCGCCTGAAGCAAGAAGCGCCGGCGCAGCCTGTTGAAATTCTGTTCGATACCCCGGCCGCCAGCGAGTACGACGGCATCGAGTTCCTGGAGTTCGCCGTGGATGAAAGCCTCGGCGCCAAGCTGACTCACTGGCTGGAACGCCTGGGGTTCGTCAAGGCCGGGCAGCACCGCTCCAAGAGCGTGAGCCTCTTGCGCCAGGGTGATATCAACCTGATCCTCAATTGCGAACCCTATTCCTTTGCCCACAACTTCTTCGAAGCTCATGGACCGTCGTTGTGCGCCACGGCGATCCGGGTCAAGGACAGCGCCAAGGCCCTGGAACGCGCGGTGGCCTACAAAGGCCAGCCCTATCGCGGGTTGGTCGGGCCCAACGAGCTGGAGTTGGCGGCAGTGCGTGCGCCGGATGGCAGCCTGATTTACCTGGTGGACCAGAGTGAAGGCGGCCTCTACGACACCGACTTCAACCTGCAACCTGCCGCGTCGTCCAGCGGCGGCTTGCTGCGTATCGACCATATGGCCATGGCCTTGCCGGCCGACAGCCTCGACAGTTGGGTGCTGTTCTACAAGAGCCTGCTGGATTTCGAAGCCGACGACGAAGTGGTGCTGCCGGACCCTTACGGTCTGGTAAAAAGCCGTGCCCTGCGCAGCCGTTGCAGTTCGATCCGCCTGCCGCTGAACATCTCCGAGAACCGCAATACCGCGATTTCCCACGCGCTGTCGAGCTATCGCGGCTCGGGCGTGCACCACATTGCCTTCGACTGCGCGGACATTTTCGCCGAGGTGCGCCGCGCCAAAGAGGCGGGTGTGCCGCTGCTGGATATCCCGCTCAACTACTACGACGACCTGGCGGCGCGGTTCGATTTCGATGACGAGTTCCTCAGCGAGTTGGCGTACTACAACGTGCTGTACGACCGCGACGCCCAGGGCGGTGAGTTGTTTCATGTGTACACCGAGCCGTTCGAAGGGCGGTTTTTCTTCGAGATCATCCAGCGCAAGAACGGTTATGCCGGCTACGGCGCGGCCAATGTGGCGGTGCGCCTGGCGGCGATGGCCAAATCGCGCAGCGGTGCGGTGCGTCAGGCGCGTTTATAA
- a CDS encoding DMT family transporter has product MTVSTPLSGVNHPFKGILLIVLATFLFSSHDALSKYLAGFYPIVMVVWARYLVHTLLMAGIFLPQSGLRVLRSKRPGMQVVRALCLLGTSLFFTAALHYIPLAEATAVNFLAPILVTALSVPLLGEHVTRGQWLAVICGFVGVLIIIHPGGELFTPAVLLPLCSALFFCFYQLLTRILSQYDTPTTSNFFAGLCNTLVMSAMVPFFWQVPTLWHGALMLALGTCGMTAHLMLTQAFRFAAPALLAPFGYCQIVFAGLLGWLVFSHTPDVTTVVGIGVICMSGLAAAWQQRRR; this is encoded by the coding sequence ATGACCGTCAGTACCCCTTTATCCGGCGTCAACCATCCCTTCAAGGGCATTTTGCTGATTGTTTTGGCGACGTTTCTGTTTTCCAGTCACGACGCCTTGTCCAAATACCTCGCGGGGTTCTACCCGATCGTGATGGTGGTGTGGGCGCGTTACCTGGTGCACACCTTGTTGATGGCCGGGATTTTCCTGCCCCAATCGGGCCTGCGGGTATTGCGCAGCAAGCGACCGGGGATGCAGGTGGTGCGGGCGTTGTGCCTGTTGGGCACCAGCCTGTTTTTTACCGCGGCGCTGCATTACATCCCGCTGGCGGAAGCCACGGCGGTGAACTTCCTGGCGCCGATCCTGGTGACGGCGCTCTCGGTGCCGCTGCTGGGTGAGCACGTGACCCGTGGCCAATGGCTGGCGGTGATCTGCGGGTTTGTCGGCGTGCTGATCATCATCCACCCCGGCGGCGAATTGTTCACCCCGGCGGTGTTGCTGCCGCTGTGTTCGGCACTGTTCTTCTGCTTCTACCAACTGCTCACGCGCATCCTCAGCCAATACGACACGCCCACCACCAGCAACTTCTTTGCCGGCCTGTGCAATACCTTGGTGATGAGTGCGATGGTGCCGTTCTTTTGGCAGGTCCCGACGCTGTGGCATGGCGCATTGATGCTGGCCCTGGGCACTTGCGGGATGACCGCGCACTTGATGCTGACCCAGGCGTTCCGCTTTGCGGCGCCGGCCTTGCTGGCGCCGTTCGGCTATTGCCAGATCGTGTTTGCGGGGTTGTTGGGCTGGCTGGTGTTCAGCCATACCCCCGATGTGACCACAGTGGTCGGCATCGGGGTGATCTGCATGAGCGGGCTGGCCGCTGCCTGGCAGCAGCGGCGTAGGTAG
- a CDS encoding lipoprotein, which yields MKKILFALSALALLTACNQENKEAPKPAPASVQATLVPETPPTDKWVGKWIGVEGLYLTLAKDDSIGRGHYLLTMKYSLDDDAVGTFKGEANEDGIAFTRPDGPQQLSAGNGEATGLKWLADKKDCLVVDTGEGYCRD from the coding sequence ATGAAAAAAATCCTCTTTGCTCTTTCTGCCCTTGCCCTGCTCACCGCCTGCAACCAGGAAAACAAGGAAGCGCCTAAACCCGCGCCGGCTTCCGTACAAGCCACCCTAGTGCCAGAAACCCCGCCCACCGACAAATGGGTCGGCAAATGGATCGGCGTCGAAGGCCTCTACCTCACCCTCGCCAAGGACGACAGCATCGGCCGTGGTCACTACCTGCTGACCATGAAATACAGCCTGGATGATGACGCCGTCGGTACCTTCAAAGGCGAGGCGAACGAAGACGGCATCGCCTTTACCCGCCCCGACGGCCCACAGCAGCTGAGCGCCGGCAACGGTGAAGCCACCGGTTTGAAATGGCTGGCAGATAAAAAGGATTGCCTGGTGGTGGATACCGGCGAAGGTTACTGCCGCGACTGA
- the ypfJ gene encoding KPN_02809 family neutral zinc metallopeptidase has translation MLWKKGRRSDNVVDARDDSGGGGGGMRFGGGKGLSLTAIVLIVGIGWLTGQDPLQILGQLTGQMEQAPSVSTQSRQAPPANDEQADFVRAVLGDTEDTWAQVFQENGLAYKNPKLILFRGRVNSACGGATSASGPFYCPADQQVYLDLDFFREMSQRFQAAGDFAQAYVIAHEVGHHVQTLLGISSKIQAARQQGRQMQGDGGLLVRQELQADCFAGVWANRAQKRLNWLEPGDIEEALNAANAIGDDRLQQQGQGRVVPDSFTHGTSAQRVRWFKTGFAQGQITQCDTFTAKSL, from the coding sequence ATGCTATGGAAAAAAGGCCGACGCAGCGACAACGTGGTGGATGCCCGCGATGACAGTGGTGGCGGCGGTGGTGGCATGCGCTTTGGTGGCGGCAAAGGCCTGAGCCTGACGGCCATTGTGCTGATCGTCGGCATCGGTTGGCTGACCGGCCAGGACCCGTTGCAGATCCTCGGCCAGTTGACCGGCCAGATGGAACAGGCGCCGTCAGTGAGCACGCAATCGCGCCAGGCGCCGCCGGCCAATGATGAGCAAGCGGATTTTGTCCGCGCGGTGCTGGGCGATACCGAAGACACCTGGGCCCAGGTATTCCAGGAAAACGGCTTGGCGTACAAGAACCCGAAACTGATCTTGTTCCGTGGCCGGGTGAATTCCGCCTGCGGGGGGGCCACCTCGGCCAGCGGCCCGTTTTATTGCCCGGCGGACCAGCAGGTGTACCTGGACCTGGACTTCTTCCGGGAAATGTCACAGCGCTTCCAGGCTGCTGGCGACTTTGCCCAGGCGTACGTGATTGCCCACGAGGTCGGGCACCACGTGCAGACGCTGCTGGGTATCTCGTCGAAGATCCAGGCGGCGCGCCAGCAAGGTCGGCAGATGCAGGGTGACGGCGGTCTGCTGGTGCGCCAGGAACTGCAAGCCGACTGCTTTGCCGGGGTGTGGGCCAACCGTGCGCAAAAGCGTCTGAACTGGCTGGAGCCGGGCGATATTGAAGAAGCACTGAATGCGGCCAACGCCATTGGCGATGACCGTTTGCAGCAACAGGGTCAAGGGCGCGTCGTGCCGGACTCGTTTACCCACGGCACCTCGGCACAGCGGGTTCGCTGGTTCAAGACCGGCTTTGCCCAGGGCCAGATCACTCAATGCGATACTTTTACCGCCAAGAGCCTTTAG